The nucleotide sequence AATGTCTCTTTCAGTAAGTTATAAGGAGAAATTACAATGGGAGGACCTTTTGTGAATTTCTCAGCTCAATCATTTATGTCGAATGATAAAGACGCCAAAATAGAACGACCCAAGCCAGCTTCCATGCTTCTTTTCAACTACATTTTGCCTGCTATTGCATCTGTGTTATTGGTTGTCTCCCTTGTCATTATTCTTCTTAGATTCTGCAAAAGTAAGCGAAAGTTTCCAACACAAAACAATCTAATACCTCTTGCAACATGGAGAAGAATTTCCTATATGGAACAAGCAACAAATGGATTTATTGAGGTCAACTTGCAACAACATTGATTTAAAAGCCTTGATATTGGAGCTCATGCCTAATCGAAGCCAACAAAAATGGTTATATTCTCACAACTACTTTTTGGATGTAGTCCCGAGGCTAAACATAATGGTAGATGTTGCTTCGGCATTGGAATATCTTCATCAGTGTTATTCAACACCAATTGTTCATTGTGATCTAAAACCCAGCAACATCCTACTGGATGAAGATATGGTGGCACATGTTGGTGACTTTGGCATTGCCAAACTGTTGGGTGAAGGAGAAGATATGAGTCTAACAATGACTTTGGCAACCATTGAATATATGGCTCCAGGTGATACAACTCAACAAATTCATCATTTAGGTGGAGTTTAGCATGGCTTCTTTTTAGTTCATCTAAATTTATGTAATTGATTCCTTCCGTATAGAGTATTGTGGTATAATTTTGTGGTGGCTAacaatttcaatatttttcagAGTATGGATTTATAAGAGGGAATTGTTTCTACAAGATGCGATGTCTATGCTTTTGGTATCCTACTAATGGAGACCTTTACGAGAAAGAAGCCGATCGACGAAATGTTCGTTGGGGAAATGAATTTGGAAGGTTGGGAAGAGTTATTGGCACATGCATTAACTAAAGTGGTGGATGCCAATTTCTTGGAGAGAGATGACAAACATTTTATTGCTAAAGTTACTTGTATTTCATCTCTTATGGAATTGGTTTTGGCTTGCACATAAAATTCACCAGAAGATCGGATAAACATGAGCGATACCTTAGCTATGCTcaaaatgatcaagaaaaagttGTTGAAGGATATCAAATCAGACAGTAACACAAGATGTGAggttcattttctctattttattcTTCTTAGATCAGTCATATATCTTCCAAAGTACAAAAAAGAAacgttaaaaatcaaaatttaataaaatatgataagtaataattgtcacatgtcTTCTTGTTTCAACCATGATCATGATTTTAAACAAGAAGGGGGCATGTTGCATAAATTACAATATAATTAGAGTTAGTAATTTTTTTCTTGAGCTGGCCCCCTCAATATAACGTGGCTTTGCCACCGGAGAAATGGGTGGACGTGTACTCTTAAGTTAATAAATCATAGCTTCTGAGGAATGGAATCTCCTTCAATTAGTGTAGAGCTGTTCTTTTTGGGATATGTTTCTTTGGCCAAAGTAGTGTTAATGTTATGTAAAGGGAACTTGATTGtggctttttgttttgttttgttcatgACATGTTTGATTAAAAGCCTCAATGAACTCCATCAAGTCTGAAATTGGTTGCGTTCGAGTACAATAGATACGGTGTTTAAACTATGTTGCATCAAGTTTCTTCCTTCGATAGAAAAGAAAACTCAATTATAAGAACATAATGCAATTCATTAACAAGTGTAGAAAATTCAGGCTTTCTCCTTTAAACATTGAATTAATTACCGAATATTAAAATATAGGAATACAATAATAAATTCAGAGTAGTAGAGATTAAGCCTCTAGCCAATATTGACCCTGCTCATGAATGACTAAAAAGTTTGTCAAGTCATGTGTATGATAAATATCTGGTAGAGAAAAGTTTAGTGATTGGTGCAATTTCGGTGGAttaatcattttcttctttccacTGACTAGAAAACCTTACAAATAGTATTCTTCCACCAAGATCATGCAAGTCCTCCCATTCCCACCACCAAATACGCcactctttcatttttttcccaatgTGGGACATTTGGTACTACAAAACCATACAAATAGTATTCTTCCACCAAGATCATACAAGTCCTCCCATTCCCACCAAGTACGCCactctttcatcattttttttccaatgtgggacattTGGTGTGGATTTCTCCAACAAATTCCCACCACAATTAGTGCAGTTTGTACTAGTCGTTAATGTTGAGAATTGACCGTTGAGAGTTGAAAGCTTATTTTTCTATGCCT is from Tripterygium wilfordii isolate XIE 37 chromosome 14, ASM1340144v1, whole genome shotgun sequence and encodes:
- the LOC120014157 gene encoding probable LRR receptor-like serine/threonine-protein kinase At3g47570; the protein is MDLLRSTCNNIDLKALILELMPNRSQQKWLYSHNYFLDVVPRLNIMVDVASALEYLHQCYSTPIVHCDLKPSNILLDEDMVAHVGDFGIAKLLGEGEDMSLTMTLATIEYMAPEYGFIRGNCFYKMRCLCFWYPTNGDLYEKEADRRNVRWGNEFGRLGRVIGTCIN